One genomic region from Apteryx mantelli isolate bAptMan1 chromosome 7, bAptMan1.hap1, whole genome shotgun sequence encodes:
- the LOC136992404 gene encoding BEN domain-containing protein 3-like, which yields MNSAEITDDDEGKIDKKEYVKVETENEDEALDFSVTSRSSEEHSLDGAVACLQESNKRKQTSLGCAGSGSQQDVLPSVKKRRFAQEGPHSNLKNRDTGSPTQVNTEQPNENKNPNTARLCEEEPFSDISTPSYKKPLYGISHKITEKKNPPGTEQFASYDLFEKSSPGSPSHLQTLNNQRTRDSAATIAVTAATTDSDPNLYSLIPKMFYTLNTLNSNVTQLLSEVDLLSLEVSRIKKQVSPAEFVAEFKPPPEYRLTSAELKQMMDQSTSGGDLACRLLVQLFPELFNDDEFNRNCSACGFLNRRKLDSLHLQLIRNYVEVCYPSVKNTAVWHVECLPQVNDFFHRFWAKREMENSQQNVQSSSFYETEQVESSHFIEDKEQE from the exons atgaactcagctgaaatcactgatgatgatgaaggtaaaat tgataaaaaaga atatgtgaaagtagaaacagaaaatgaagatgaagctctagacttctcggtaacatccagatcttctgaggaacactcactggatggcgcagttgcttgcctacaggaatccaacaaacGGAAACAGACCTCGCTTGGTTGTGCtggttcagggagccagcaagatgtcttacccagtgtgaagaaaagacgctttgcacaagag ggcccccattcaaacctgaagaacagagacactggctcacccactcaggtaaatacagagcagccaaatgagaacaagaatcctaatacagcacggctctgtgaagaagaacccttcagtgacataagcactccatcttataaaaaacctctctatggcatctcacacaaaattacagagaagaagaacccaccaggaacagagcagtttgcttcttacgatttgtttgaaaaaagcaGTCCCGGCAGTCCCTCgcatcttcaaactttgaacaatcagcgcacaagagactctgctgcaaccattgctgtgacagctgccaccacagattccgaTCCAAATCTATATTCTTTGATACCGAAAATGTTTTACACGCTTAACACCCTCAATTCCAATGTGACCCAGCTTCTCAGCGaagttgacctgttgtctctggaggtcagccgaattaagaagcaagtcagtccagcagagtttgtcgcagagttcaagcctcctcctgagtaccggctgacttctgcagagctcaaacaaatgatggatcaaagcacatcaggtggagacttagcctgccggttgctagtgcagctcttcccagagctcttcaacgatgatgaattcaacagaaactgcagtgcgtgcggcttcctcaacagaaggaaacttgattctcttcatctgcagcttatccgtaactatgtggaagtttgttatccttctgtgaagaacacagctgtgtggcatgtggagtgtttgcctcaagtcaatgattttttccatagattttgggccaaaagggagatggaaaatagtcaacagaatgtgcaatcatccagtttttatgagactgaacaggtagaatcctctcattttattgaggataaagagcaggaa